The following coding sequences lie in one Homalodisca vitripennis isolate AUS2020 chromosome X, UT_GWSS_2.1, whole genome shotgun sequence genomic window:
- the LOC124368476 gene encoding uncharacterized protein LOC124368476 isoform X2, producing the protein MDPRYCKQGKEYSERNVDEAKKGTWKYELPARRRSRSVENERESKPNKREFRSRSPQRGREDEAGSRRRNTTEESSRDVSPLRKVMGRLGL; encoded by the exons ATGGATCCAAGATATTGTAAACAGGGAAAAGAATATTCCGAGAGGAATGTGGATGAGGCGAAAAAAGGAACGTGGAAGTATGAATTACCTGCTCGTAGACGAAGTAGATCTGTAGAAAACGAACGAGAGAGCAAACCAAATAAACGGGAGTTCAGGAGCAGATCTCCTCAACGAGGAAGGGAAGATGAAGCTGG ttcCAGGCGAAGAAACACAACTGAGGAGAGTTCCAGGGATGTCAGTCCATTGCGAAAG GTAATGGGACGATTGGGACTCTAG